From Drosophila suzukii chromosome 2R, CBGP_Dsuzu_IsoJpt1.0, whole genome shotgun sequence, a single genomic window includes:
- the CSN7 gene encoding COP9 signalosome complex subunit 7 — MTQDMLLGNEEPSKSKETFLEKFCVLAKASTGAALLDVIRQALEAPNVFVFGELLAEPSVSQLKDGPDAKHFETLNLFAYGTYKEYRAQPEKFIELSPAMQKKLQHLTIVSLAIKAKSIPYALLLSELEIDNVRHLEDVIIEAIYADIIHGKLFQNTRILEVDYAQGRDIPPGYTGQIVETLQAWVNSCDSVSNCIEMQIKYANAEKSKRLVNKERVEQDLINLKKVLKSQTSDSDESMQIDTHGPGTSSGLGQSELRKKPSKMRNPRSAAAGLKFNK; from the exons ATGACGCAGGACATGCTGCTGGGCAACGAGGAGCCGAGCAAGAGCAAGGAGACATTCCTGGAGAAGTTCTGTGTCCTGGCCAAGGCGTCCACTGGCGCCGCCCTGCTGGACGTGATTCGCCAGGCCCTGGAAGCCCCGAATGTCTTTGTTTTTGGGGAATTACTGGCGGAACCCTCCGTATCGCAG CTGAAGGACGGTCCCGATGCCAAGCACTTCGAGACCCTGAACCTCTTCGCCTACGGAACCTACAAGGAGTACCGTGCTCAGCCGGAAAAGTTCATTGAACTGAGTCCCGCCATGCAGAAAAAGCTGCAGCACCTGACCATCGTTTCACTGGCCATTAAGGCAAAGAGTATTCCCTACGCCCTGCTGCTCAGCGAACTGGAGATCGACAACGTCCGCCACCTGGAGGACGTCATCATCGAGGCCATCTATGCAG ACATCATCCACGGAAAGCTGTTCCAGAACACGCGCATTTTGGAGGTAGACTACGCCCAGGGCCGCGACATTCCGCCCGGATACACTGGCCAGATCGTGGAAACCCTGCAGGCTTGGGTCAACTCCTGCGACAGCGTCTCCAACTGCATCGAAATGCAGATCAAGTACGCCAACGCCGAGAAATCCAAGAGGCTGGTGAACAAGGAGCGTGTGGAACAAGAT CTCATCAACCTTAAGAAGGTACTGAAAAGCCAGACCTCTGACAGTGATGAGAGCATGCAAATCGACACCCATGGACCAGGAACCAGCAGCGGATTGGGCCAATCGGAGCTGCGCAAGAAGCCTTCCAAGATGAGGAACCCACGCAGTGCGGCAG CTGGTCTGAAGTTCAACAAGTGA
- the LOC108019687 gene encoding larval cuticle protein 2-like, which produces MQDVAICYRMSLGLQSYKRLCRSERVISQRSFSTRQKSAKMFKFVMILAVVGVATALAPVSRSEDAHADVVSRSDDVRADGFDTSLQTSNGIQQAASGDVHGNIHGNYGWISPEGEHVDIKYVADENGYQPSGSVIPTPPPIPEAIARALAWLESHPPAPENHH; this is translated from the exons ATGCAAGATGTAGCGATTTGTTATCGGATGAGTTTGGGTTTGCAATCATATAAAAGGCTCTGCCGATCAGAGAGGGTTATCAGTCAACGTTCGTTCTCGACCAGACAGAAATCAGCCAAAATGTTCAAGTTT GTGATGATCCTCGCCGTTGTGGGAGTGGCTACCGCCCTGGCCCCAGTTTCCCGTTCGGAAGATGCCCACGCCGATGTCGTCTCCCGATCGGACGATGTCCGTGCCGATGGATTCGACACCAGTCTGCAGACCTCCAACGGAATCCAGCAGGCCGCCAGCGGAGATGTCCACGGCAACATCCACGGCAACTACGGATGGATCTCCCCCGAGGGCGAGCACGTCGACATCAAGTACGTCGCCGATGAGAACGGATACCAGCCCTCGGGATCCGTGATCCCCACTCCTCCTCCAATCCCAGAGGCCATTGCCCGCGCCCTCGCCTGGCTGGAGTCCCACCCACCAGCACCCGAGAACCACCACTAG
- the LOC108019688 gene encoding larval cuticle protein 2, with amino-acid sequence MFKFVMILAVVGVATALAPVSRSDADVISRSDDVRADGFDTSLQTSNGIQQAASGDVHGNIHGNFGWISPEGEHVDIKYVADENGYQPSGAWIPTPPPIPEAIARALAWLQSHPPAPEHPRLH; translated from the exons ATGTTCAAGTTT GTGATGATCCTCGCCGTTGTGGGAGTGGCTACCGCCCTGGCCCCAGTTTCCCGTTCGGATGCCGATGTCATCTCCCGGTCGGACGATGTCCGTGCCGATGGATTCGACACCAGTCTGCAGACCTCCAACGGAATCCAGCAGGCCGCCAGCGGAGATGTCCACGGCAACATCCACGGCAACTTCGGATGGATCTCCCCCGAGGGCGAGCACGTCGACATCAAGTACGTCGCCGATGAGAACGGATACCAGCCCTCGGGAGCCTGGATCCCCACTCCTCCTCCAATCCCAGAGGCTATTGCCCGCGCCCTCGCCTGGCTGCAGTCCCACCCCCCAGCCCCCGAGCATCCTCGTCTTCACTAA
- the LOC108019678 gene encoding larval cuticle protein 3, translated as MFKILLVCALAALVAANANVEVKELVNEVNPDGFVSKLVLDDGSASSASGDVHGNIDGVFEWISPEGVHVRVSYKADENGYQPQSDLLPTPPPIPEAIIRAIAYIQANPSKN; from the exons ATGTTCAAGATC CTGCTTGTCTGCGCCCTTGCCGCCCTGGTGGCCGCTAACGCGAATGTCGAGGTCAAGGAGCTGGTCAACGAGGTGAACCCCGATGGCTTCGTCAGCAAGTTGGTCCTCGACGACGGATCTGCCTCCTCGGCCAGCGGAGATGTCCACGGAAACATCGACGGAGTCTTCGAGTGGATCTCCCCCGAGGGTGTCCATGTGCGAGTGAGCTACAAGGCCGACGAGAACGGCTACCAGCCCCAGAGCGACCTGCTGCCCACTCCCCCTCCAATCCCAGAGGCCATCATCCGGGCCATCGCCTACATCCAGGCTAATCCCAGCAAGAACTAA
- the LOC108019676 gene encoding larval cuticle protein 4 → MFKILLVCALAALVAANENPEVKELVNEVNPDGFVSKLALDNGVVSSATGDVHGNIDGVFEWISPEGEHVRVSYKADENGYQPQSDLLPTPPPIPEAILKAIAYIQAHPSKE, encoded by the exons ATGTTCAAGATC CTGCTTGTCTGCGCCCTTGCCGCCCTGGTGGCCGCCAACGAGAATCCCGAGGTCAAGGAGCTGGTCAACGAAGTGAACCCCGATGGCTTCGTCAGCAAGTTGGCCCTGGACAACGGTGTCGTTTCTTCGGCCACCGGAGATGTCCACGGAAACATCGACGGAGTCTTCGAATGGATCTCTCCCGAGGGCGAGCACGTTCGTGTGAGCTACAAGGCCGACGAGAACGGCTACCAGCCCCAGAGCGACCTGCTGCCCACTCCCCCTCCGATCCCAGAGGCCATCCTCAAGGCCATCGCCTACATCCAAGCCCATCCCAGCAAGGAATAA